The Hordeum vulgare subsp. vulgare chromosome 4H, MorexV3_pseudomolecules_assembly, whole genome shotgun sequence genomic interval AAGTCTTTTATCGCCTTCACCATCTAATGTGGAAGATAACAAAATAAATTTAAGTTCTGTGCAGAGCAATTAATAATAACAAAGGTTCAAAGCAGATACAATGATGCTGAGTGTGAACTGAGATGACTAGATAGATGAGTAAAAACCTGTTCCATTTCCTTCTTGTAAGTTTCAAACACTTCATTGCTTTTTGACAGGGCATCCTGAAACAATATAATGGAACACAACATTTACACCTATAATCCTCATTAAAATGGACAAACTCATCTAATGGGGGAGGGAAATCCACCATTAAGATAAACAGGAGCAATATAATTATTAAGAATTAAGAGAAGGATTTTCTCTGCAAAAGTACCTGAAACTGCTGGAATTTTTCACCATCAGCAGCTAGCTGCACCCGCAGGTTCTTCTCAGTAGTGACAAGTTGAGAAACTTGCTCAGCATACAATACCATTTGGGCATGTTCTTGAGCTGCTTTTGCTTGATGCTGTTGAATTTTCAGATCAGCAAGCTCAAGTTCCAGCGTCTTTTCTTTCAGCTGCGTGTGTGAGCCAACGAGAAACAAAAGTTCATAGAAAGTACAATAAACAACACATCAATCGTTGTTGTGGGCTTGTGGCACTATTGGAGCCCTGGAGATACTGATCAAGCATACCTGGTGAGCATATTTCTGCTGAATGATACTATATTGATCAGCAAGGTCTTTGAGTTTATTTCTCAGCCTACAAAATAGCAGCCATCATTCCATGTGTAATTTAGTTGTGAATCGAGGTTATTTCAATTATTGGAACTCTTCTAAAACTGAAGACATGCCTAAGCTTAGTAGTCTTACGAATTGTTCTCTTCAAACTGAGCAATGCATTCATTTTTCTGCTCCTCAAGCTTGATACTGACAGCCTATAAAATATCATAATATAATGGTAAATAACGATAAAAAGTATTCCCTCCGTAAACTTTTATATAACagttttagatcactacttttatAAGACGTTTTAGATCACTAAGTAGTGATCTAAAACTGTCTTATAAAAGTTTACAGAGGTAGTACATATGTATTTAAGGTAATGAAATTAAAAAGAATGTTCATAGAAATTTATTTCAGATTACTGTCATCGAATGTATCATTGACCTTCATAGCATTCTCGAATTTGTCGGACATTTCCATCCGAAAATTTTGCCCCTCTGTTGACACCCTTTGGCACTCTTCCTGAATCACAGACCTAAAATATATCACAGCTGAACaaaagtgcaaaatacttaagaatACTAGTTCCACATCTTAGAACTAACTGAACATACCTTTAACATTTTGTTTTGACGCTGAAATTCTCTACAAAGAGATTCCAATTTTTCTTTAACTGCAATGGCTGCAAGAGACCAAATGCAAACAGCAGCACATCTTAGTAGGTAGGAAGGATTTTAGGAGTACCATGTGCATATAAGAATAAAACTCCAGAGTAATCAGGTATTTAGTTAGATTAGGTCTATTTTGCTTTGTTCTAATGAGACGAGTCCAGGACAAAATTTTCAAATTAACATGTATATTATAGAACATTATTCCAACCAAATAAAGTGCAGCTGTAGTGTTTGGACAGTGAACCCTTGACTGAGAGTAAGCAATGGATTTATCCATTAGATATGACTCTTGGAAAAATAGGCATGTAGCCAGGATCATGGTTTCACATAATACGAACTTGCCTGCATCCCTCTCTGCTACTATATGGAATGTGATTTCTAACCGATACACTTCCAGGCATTGGTTTCTAGTGCGGCCGTAATAATTTGGGGCCTCTTCTGAATACATATCTCACGCGTTTGACTCGGTGTCTTGGGCATTGCTCTTTGAGGTGCTGTGTAAAATCAGCTTTGGGCCTCGCTTCCACGAGTGGGTTGCCATCTTGCTGTTCTTGAGCAGCACAAGGGTGATGCTCAATGGTGAGCCGGGGCCACAAATATGGCACCGTAAGGGGTTGCGACATGGTGACCAGCTATCCCCCATGTTGTCCATGTTGGTGATCAACACCCTCAACAGGTTGTTGACCAGGGCCAGGGAGCTTGGGTGCTCCATAGTCTCGCGCCTAACACTTCGTTGCCCGGCGTCTCGCTTTACACGCACGGCGTGGTCATCGTCGGTCACCCAGATAAGGAGGACTTGCTCGCTGTTCACAGCTTGTTAGCACTCTTCGGGCACACGTCGGGGTTACACACCAACTTCGCTAAATGCCCGCTGTCCCCCATAGGTTGTTCGGACAAGGTGGCCCTCAAGGCTGCATCGGTGATGTAGTGCCAGCTGGCTCCTTTCCCGATCAAGTACCCCGCGGTCCCCCTTGCTCTCTGGAAGCTGTCGAGTGCGACTCTCGAACCGTTGTTTGATAGGATCACGCCTACTTGGAGGGCATCGATGATGGCAAAGGTTGGGCAcctaaccttggttaggtcagtgCTAGCCACCATGCCATTACACCAAGTGGTGGTTCTTGGCTTGAACACAAGCGGTCCCAGAAGAAGATTGATTAAGATCCTCAAGGGCTTCTTTTGGTCGCAGGGCGGCCACTACCACGTCAATTGGCATCGGGAGTGCAGGCCCCTTCGTCTGGGCGGCCTAGGTGTTACTAAACCTTGAGGTCGTGGCAATCAGTCTCCAGGCCCGCTAGCTCTGGAGGATGCACACTGATCCTGACCACCCATAGAACTGGAAGGGTCTCGACCTCTAGTTCTCCTGGGATGAACGCACGGTGTTCACCGCATCCACCAAGATGGTGGTTGGCGACAGAGCTACTGCCTTATTCTAGGAGGACCGTTCGCTTGATGGCTGGGCAATCTCGGAGATAGCTCCCAAGCTCCGTACCAAGAACGGACGGACTGTTCGGGATGCCTTGACCTATCGCCGTTGGATCACGAATACGAGACCATGGAGCGTCTTGTGCGTCATGGCTTACAGCACACACCGAGTTGTGTGCTATGCGACCAGTCGGATGAGACGATGGCACACATCCTCTCTGGCTACTCCTTCTCGCACACGGTCTTGCACGAGGTGCTCTCCTGGATCAGTCAACTGCTATTGGCCCAGCCGAGGGGGGTTACTTTGTGGATTGATGGCAAGAAACTTGCCTCTCGGTTCCTACGAACCTCGGCTCGGAAGGTCGCGTCCTCGGTCATCCAGCTGATGGCTTGGTGCATCTGGAAGCATCGTAAAGCAATCATCTTAAACGCTCGGCTCGACCACAACCATCTCATCGACACGATCAAGTCGGAGACTAGGCAGTGGGCTGTAGCGGGCACGTCTAGGCTTGCAGCTTTGCTCCCGGAGGGAGCCACGACTAGCGTCTAGGGGTGTTGTGTTGTGCGTTGGGTGTGGCCTTGATTGGGCTATTGTATGTCAGGTGTGTCCTTCTTGGGGCTTGTAATGACTTCTCTATCAATACAATGAAATGCAAAGCTTTTGTGTTTTCtcggaaggggggggggggatacAGGATTAGAGAAACACCCAATAACTAAATGTCAtgacatattgaatcctacatgaaTTGAAAGGACATGAACAAGTACTAGAAACTATTTGGTTATCTGGTTGCTCCATAAAAAAACACATGAATTTTTTAAGGAATTAGATGCATTGCCATAGCCCACACTTGCCAGACCCAGAAAAATTTCCATAGCTCTAAGCCTTGGCTAGGAATTCTATGGAATTAGGGTGTATGGAAACCATAGTAATTTTGGTGTTCACAGTTTTTAGTTTTCTGCTCCCATGTGTCTCTATGGGAAAATTTTCTAGGGGTTGAAAATCCTTCCATCTAAAGGAGCTACAAAGCATGTTAACTGTGATTTTCATATTTTCAACAGAAATGTTGATGAATTTTAAATCCTTTAAATGAAATATGTCTAACTGAGCTGTCTCCGTTGGGGGGAGTTCATTGTTAACCCAAACTTCAAATAAATGTATACATTTAAATATGACAGAATAATCATCTAATACATCTTTCTTATACATAGAATGGACAATTGTCATGTTCTTGCTGCTAAATGTATCTGGTCTATCagatgttccatgctataatttctGATGAAGACCAAAAGAATACATTTTAAGGTAGGAAGGATTTTACTGGTGTGCATACAATAGGAAAGAAAAACATAGTAATCAGCATTTAGTTACGTAGGTTTTGTTTTGTTTAATGAAAAGAATCCAGAACAAATTTTCAAATTATCATTCAACTGTTGGAGAAATATGCATTGGGTAATGTTTATGTTTTGGATAATAGAAACTTTCCTGCATCCCTCTCCGCCACCACTCCATGGTACCTCTGGGCAAGTTGCAACAGCTCCCTGTCCTTCTCTAGCTTACTGTTCCGCTTGACGACCTTACGCTTTGGCTCGCCAATCTCCTACAAAGTCATGGAAATCAATCCAGTTTAGCAAACACTCATCTTCCCACCAACACCATTTCCGCAGTGGCAGAGAAATCTAGGCCTCGTCCATTTCTGCATTGACAACCTTTTGATTGGGCAGCGATTCTGCTTGCTCTACCACAAAGCTCTCCTTCATTGCATCTTTGGCACCTGCGCCAAGAGCATCAAAACAAGGTGAGCAAACATATTCCAGACTTCAATGGATGGGCGAAGCCGCTTAAGTCGCCTCGTTCGCCCTGAACTGTAACTGAAGATTTGATGTCGAAATTAGACGACAACAGATCAGGAAGCAGTCAGCGCGTGAGAGGGGGGCAGAGAGATCACCTCCTATGTCTGCGGCGGGCCCCTGATGCTCGAGGGCACGCTCCGGCTCCGAAGCGGCGGCAGCCATAGAGAGGCTCCGCAGGGCGTCGGCGGCGTCGGCGGGGGTGGacggggcggctagggtttcctCGCCGCCGGCGCGGGCGGCTCCCTCGTGATCAGGGCCGAGGGCGGGATGCAGGGGATCGCCGGCGGCGGGGGCGGATGAGACTGC includes:
- the LOC123448929 gene encoding beta-taxilin gives rise to the protein MEGSPATRLPEADALPDGFVESSSADQAQAVSSAPAAGDPLHPALGPDHEGAARAGGEETLAAPSTPADAADALRSLSMAAAASEPERALEHQGPAADIGGAKDAMKESFVVEQAESLPNQKEIGEPKRKVVKRNSKLEKDRELLQLAQRYHGVVAERDAAIAVKEKLESLCREFQRQNKMLKEECQRVSTEGQNFRMEMSDKFENAMKAVSIKLEEQKNECIAQFEENNSLRNKLKDLADQYSIIQQKYAHQLKEKTLELELADLKIQQHQAKAAQEHAQMVLYAEQVSQLVTTEKNLRVQLAADGEKFQQFQDALSKSNEVFETYKKEMEQMVKAIKDFRKQNEALKSKCENSDIALVKLIEEREVMKKQLDKYKNQKDKLESLCRSLQAERKQSPSVNIPNDACNQDVTSQEQSPSVSIPDDTSNQEDLTSQQPEL